A genome region from Macaca fascicularis isolate 582-1 chromosome 3, T2T-MFA8v1.1 includes the following:
- the SLC25A40 gene encoding mitochondrial glutathione transporter SLC25A40 isoform X1, producing MDPETRGQEIIKVTPLQQMLASCTGAILTSLIVTPLDVVKIRLQAQNNPLPKGKCFVYSNGLMDHLCVCEEGGNKLWYKKPGNFQGTLDAFLKIIRNEGIKSLWSGLPPTLVMAVPATVIYFTCYDQLSALLRSKLGENETYIPIVAGIVARFGAVTVISPLELIRTKMQSKKFSYTELHRFVSKKVSEDGWISLWRGWAPTVLRDVPFSAMYWYNYEILKKWLCEKSGLYEPTFMINFTSGALSGSFAAVATLPFDVVKTQKQTQLWTYESHKISMPLHMSTWVIMKNIVAKNGFSGLFSGLIPRLIKIAPACAIMISTYEFGKAFFQKQNVRRQQY from the exons TGACACCCCTGGATGTTGTTAAAATTAGACTCCAAGCCCAAAACAACCCACTCCCCAAAG GAAAATGTTTTGTATATAGTAATGGTCTCATGGATCATCTATGTGTCTGTGAAGAAGGAGGCAACAAACTGTGGTATAAGAAGCCAGGAAATTTCCAGGGAACATTG gatgcctttttaaaaatcattcgaAATGAGGGCATTAAATCTCTATGGAGTGGCCTTCCTCCTACCCT AGTGATGGCAGTTCCTGCCACAGTTATTTATTTTACCTGCTATGATCAATTAAGTGCTCTTCTGAGATCTAAGTTAGGAGAAAATGAAACCTACATACCAATTGTTGCTGGAATTGTAGCCAGAT TTGGTGCAGTAACTGTGATAAGTCCACTAGAATTGATTAGAACCAAGATGCAGTCCAAGAAGTTTTCTTACACGGAACTGCATCGATTTGTCAGCAAGAAAGTATCTGAAGATGGTTGGATTTCCCTTTGGAGGGGCTGGGCTCCTACTGTTCTTAGAGATGTACCTTTCTCAG CAATGTACTGGTATAActatgaaattttaaagaagtggTTATGTGAGAAGTCTGGTTTATATGAGCCAACATTTATGATCAACTTTACTTCAGGGGCATTGTCTGGTTCT TTTGCAGCTGTTGCAACTTTACCATTTGATgtagtaaaaacacaaaagcagACACAACTTTGGACATATGAAAGTCATAAAA ttTCTATGCCTTTGCATATGTCAACCTGGGTTATAATGAAGAACATTGTTGCTAAAAATGGATTTTCCGGATTATTTTCAG GCCTAATTCCTCGCTTAATTAAAATTGCTCCTGCTTGTGCCATTATGATCAGTACTTATGAATTTGGAAAGGCTTTTTTCCAGAAACAAAATGTTCGAAGGCAGCAGTACTAG
- the SLC25A40 gene encoding mitochondrial glutathione transporter SLC25A40 isoform X2 has product MYWSYTDITNRYHLLIETYISSIVTPLDVVKIRLQAQNNPLPKGKCFVYSNGLMDHLCVCEEGGNKLWYKKPGNFQGTLDAFLKIIRNEGIKSLWSGLPPTLVMAVPATVIYFTCYDQLSALLRSKLGENETYIPIVAGIVARFGAVTVISPLELIRTKMQSKKFSYTELHRFVSKKVSEDGWISLWRGWAPTVLRDVPFSAMYWYNYEILKKWLCEKSGLYEPTFMINFTSGALSGSFAAVATLPFDVVKTQKQTQLWTYESHKISMPLHMSTWVIMKNIVAKNGFSGLFSGLIPRLIKIAPACAIMISTYEFGKAFFQKQNVRRQQY; this is encoded by the exons ATACCACTTGCTAATTGAAACTTACATATCTTCAATAGTGACACCCCTGGATGTTGTTAAAATTAGACTCCAAGCCCAAAACAACCCACTCCCCAAAG GAAAATGTTTTGTATATAGTAATGGTCTCATGGATCATCTATGTGTCTGTGAAGAAGGAGGCAACAAACTGTGGTATAAGAAGCCAGGAAATTTCCAGGGAACATTG gatgcctttttaaaaatcattcgaAATGAGGGCATTAAATCTCTATGGAGTGGCCTTCCTCCTACCCT AGTGATGGCAGTTCCTGCCACAGTTATTTATTTTACCTGCTATGATCAATTAAGTGCTCTTCTGAGATCTAAGTTAGGAGAAAATGAAACCTACATACCAATTGTTGCTGGAATTGTAGCCAGAT TTGGTGCAGTAACTGTGATAAGTCCACTAGAATTGATTAGAACCAAGATGCAGTCCAAGAAGTTTTCTTACACGGAACTGCATCGATTTGTCAGCAAGAAAGTATCTGAAGATGGTTGGATTTCCCTTTGGAGGGGCTGGGCTCCTACTGTTCTTAGAGATGTACCTTTCTCAG CAATGTACTGGTATAActatgaaattttaaagaagtggTTATGTGAGAAGTCTGGTTTATATGAGCCAACATTTATGATCAACTTTACTTCAGGGGCATTGTCTGGTTCT TTTGCAGCTGTTGCAACTTTACCATTTGATgtagtaaaaacacaaaagcagACACAACTTTGGACATATGAAAGTCATAAAA ttTCTATGCCTTTGCATATGTCAACCTGGGTTATAATGAAGAACATTGTTGCTAAAAATGGATTTTCCGGATTATTTTCAG GCCTAATTCCTCGCTTAATTAAAATTGCTCCTGCTTGTGCCATTATGATCAGTACTTATGAATTTGGAAAGGCTTTTTTCCAGAAACAAAATGTTCGAAGGCAGCAGTACTAG